One genomic segment of Macaca fascicularis isolate 582-1 chromosome 19, T2T-MFA8v1.1 includes these proteins:
- the CEACAM6 gene encoding cell adhesion molecule CEACAM6 isoform X2 — MGPPSAPPCRICVPWKEVLLTASLLTFWNPPTTAQLTIESRPFNVAEGKEVLLLAHNLPQNLIGFNWYKGERVDAKRLIVAYVIGTQQTTPGPAHSGREMIYSNASLLIQNVTQNDTGSYTLQVIKGDLVNEEATGRFWVYPELPKPYITSNNSNPVEDKDAVDFTCEPDIHSTTYLWWVNGQSLPVSPRLQLSNGNRTLTLLSVKRNDAGAYECEIQNPVSANFSDPVILNVLYGPDVPTISPSNSNYRPGENLNLSCHAASNPTAQYSWFVNGTFQQSTQELFIPNITVNNSGSYMCQAYNSATGLNRTTVMMITVSVFIIP, encoded by the exons ATGGGGCCcccctcagcccctccctgcaGAATATGTGTCCCCTGGAAGGAGGTCCTGCTCACAG CCTCACTTCTAACCTTCTGGAACCCGCCCACCACTGCCCAGCTCACTATTGAATCCAGGCCGTTCAATGTCGCAGAGGGGAAGGAGGTTCTTCTACTCGCCCACAATCTGCCCCAGAATCTAATTGGCTTCAACTGGTACAAAGGGGAAAGAGTGGATGCCAAACGTCTAATTGTAGCATATGTAATAGGAACTCAACAAACTACCCCAGGGCCCGCACACAGCGGTCGAGAGATGATATACTCCAATGCATCCCTGCTGATCCAGAACGTCACCCAGAATGACACAGGATCCTACACCCTACAAGTCATAAAGGGAGATCTTGTGAATGAAGAAGCAACTGGCCGGTTCTGGGTATACC CGGAGCTGCCCAAGCCCTACATCACCAGCAACAACTCCAACCCCGTGGAGGACAAGGATGCTGTAGACTTCACCTGTGAACCTGACATTCATAGCACAACCTACCTGTGGTGGGTAAATGGTCAGAGCCTCCCAGTCAGTCCCAGGCTGCAGCTGTCCAATGGTAACAGGACCCTCACTCTACTCAGCGTCAAAAGGAATGATGCAGGAGCCTACGAATGTGAAATACAGAACCCAGTGAGTGCCAACTTCAGTGACCCAGTCATCCTGAATGTCCTCT ATGGCCCAGATGTCCCCACCATTTCCCCCTCAAACTCCAATTACCGTCCAGGGGAAAATCTGAACCTCTCCTGCCACGCAGCCTCTAACCCAACTGCACAGTACTCTTGGTTTGTCAATGGGACGTTCCAGCAATCCACACAAGAGCTCTTTATCCCCAACATCACTGTGAATAATAGCGGATCCTATATGTGCCAAGCCTATAACTCAGCCACTGGCCTCAATAGGACCACAGTCATGATGATCACAGTCTCTG
- the CEACAM6 gene encoding cell adhesion molecule CEACAM6 isoform X1: protein MGPPSAPPCRICVPWKEVLLTASLLTFWNPPTTAQLTIESRPFNVAEGKEVLLLAHNLPQNLIGFNWYKGERVDAKRLIVAYVIGTQQTTPGPAHSGREMIYSNASLLIQNVTQNDTGSYTLQVIKGDLVNEEATGRFWVYPELPKPYITSNNSNPVEDKDAVDFTCEPDIHSTTYLWWVNGQSLPVSPRLQLSNGNRTLTLLSVKRNDAGAYECEIQNPVSANFSDPVILNVLYGPDVPTISPSNSNYRPGENLNLSCHAASNPTAQYSWFVNGTFQQSTQELFIPNITVNNSGSYMCQAYNSATGLNRTTVMMITVSGSAPGLSAVATVGIMIGVLARVALI from the exons ATGGGGCCcccctcagcccctccctgcaGAATATGTGTCCCCTGGAAGGAGGTCCTGCTCACAG CCTCACTTCTAACCTTCTGGAACCCGCCCACCACTGCCCAGCTCACTATTGAATCCAGGCCGTTCAATGTCGCAGAGGGGAAGGAGGTTCTTCTACTCGCCCACAATCTGCCCCAGAATCTAATTGGCTTCAACTGGTACAAAGGGGAAAGAGTGGATGCCAAACGTCTAATTGTAGCATATGTAATAGGAACTCAACAAACTACCCCAGGGCCCGCACACAGCGGTCGAGAGATGATATACTCCAATGCATCCCTGCTGATCCAGAACGTCACCCAGAATGACACAGGATCCTACACCCTACAAGTCATAAAGGGAGATCTTGTGAATGAAGAAGCAACTGGCCGGTTCTGGGTATACC CGGAGCTGCCCAAGCCCTACATCACCAGCAACAACTCCAACCCCGTGGAGGACAAGGATGCTGTAGACTTCACCTGTGAACCTGACATTCATAGCACAACCTACCTGTGGTGGGTAAATGGTCAGAGCCTCCCAGTCAGTCCCAGGCTGCAGCTGTCCAATGGTAACAGGACCCTCACTCTACTCAGCGTCAAAAGGAATGATGCAGGAGCCTACGAATGTGAAATACAGAACCCAGTGAGTGCCAACTTCAGTGACCCAGTCATCCTGAATGTCCTCT ATGGCCCAGATGTCCCCACCATTTCCCCCTCAAACTCCAATTACCGTCCAGGGGAAAATCTGAACCTCTCCTGCCACGCAGCCTCTAACCCAACTGCACAGTACTCTTGGTTTGTCAATGGGACGTTCCAGCAATCCACACAAGAGCTCTTTATCCCCAACATCACTGTGAATAATAGCGGATCCTATATGTGCCAAGCCTATAACTCAGCCACTGGCCTCAATAGGACCACAGTCATGATGATCACAGTCTCTG GAAGTGCTCCTGGCCTCTCAGCTGTGGCCACTGTCGGCATCATGATTGGAGTGCTGGCCAGGGTGGCTCTAATATAG